One Bombus fervidus isolate BK054 chromosome 2, iyBomFerv1, whole genome shotgun sequence DNA segment encodes these proteins:
- the LOC139995756 gene encoding phosphatidylserine lipase ABHD16A — protein sequence MSFIRTLWKCNFGPRLFKVYEITWIGRLVEKSYEPNSLERWGDQIVICFAAIWSISLYTIPLVAIFFYQHSNSITENISFLCKLAASASAIFIASLAARGCSRANNPIYLKFLKALNEVNAHYTAETKQELDKYEFEFWARPVDFDIRDIEKVTAKEKLTLEKIAASSGRIKRQTGKEFISTLPCKFLSYIVAHTFAIKMIYPGSITVLNWAFRSTLLKGRIHLIKHGGERYKLLTADNNEIDAIFIDRRNKKTNGNMLVITCEGNCGFYETGIISTPMSKGYSILGWNHPGFGSSTGAPYPLQEENAIDCVMRFAIDHLKFPEEQIIVYGWSIGGYTATWAAMNYPSIQSLVLDATFDDVLPLAIMTMSSSLEGLVRNIIRDYFNLNIAEQLNRYNGTVLLIRRTEDEVVCTPSGNNLSGNRGNMLLTKLLIRRYPHIFAETSECATLLVRFLSADISTRKSIIETVRVDEKQCLKLIEADIKKNGDIVLYPSTLGEDCDSMTKQQLIVFLVTMYMKDQPSSHCTPLAVDLFQPGWNPASAMSITE from the exons ATGTCTTTCATTCGCACACTttggaaatgtaattttggTCCTCGCCTTTTTAAAGTTTATGAAATAACATGGATCGGTCGTTTAGTTGag aaaTCATATGAGCCTAACAGTTTAGAACGATGGGGTGATCAAATCGTAATTTGC TTTGCAGCAATTTGGTCCATAAGTCTATATACAATTCCATTAGTGGCTATCTTTTTCTATCAACATAGCAATTCTATAACcgagaatatttctttcttgtgTAAATTAGCAGCAAGTGCTAGtgcaatttttattgcatCATTAGCTGCTCGTGGTTGTTCTAGAGCCAATAATccaatatatttgaaattcttgAAAGCACTGAATGAAGTAAATGCGCATTATACTGCTGAAACAAAGCAAGAACTtgataaatatgaatttgagTTCTGGGCAAGACCTGTAGATTTTGACATCAGAGATATAGAAAA gGTTACAGCCAAAGAGAAGTTGACTTTAGAAAAAATTGCAGCTTCTAGTGGTCGTATAAAAAGGCAAACTGGTAAAGAATTTATATCTACATTGCCTTGTAAGTTTTTATCGTATATTGTAGCTCACACTTTTGCTATTAAGATGATATATCCTGGAAGTATAACAGTTCTTAACTGGGCATTTC GATCTACACTTCTAAAAGGAAgaatacatttaataaaacatggtGGGGAAAGATACAAATTGTTAACTGcagataataatgaaattgatgCTATATTCATTGACCGACGTAACAA AAAAACAAATGGTAACATGTTGGTTATCACTTGTGAAGGAAATTGTGGATTTTATGAAACTGGTATTATATCAACTCCAATGAGTAAAGGATATTctatattgggttggaatcACCCAGGTTTTGGTAGCAGTACT GGTGCGCCGTATCCTCTTCAAGAAGAAAATGCTATCGATTGCGTAATGCGTTTCGCAATCGATCATTTAAAATTCCCCGAAGaacaaataattgtttatGGTTGGAGTATTGGTGGATACACTGCAACATGGGCTGCTATGAACTATCCTTCTATTCAAAGTTTG gTATTAGATGCTACATTTGATGATGTACTTCCGTTAGCTATTATGACAATGTCCTCGTCGCTAGAGGGTTTGGTACGAAACATTATTAGGGactatttcaatttgaatattGCTGAGCAATTAAATag atataatGGCACGGTATTGCTTATACGAAGAACAGAAGATGAAGTAGTATGTACCCCCAGTGGTAATAATTTATCAGGAAATCGTGGTAATATGCTGCTTACAAAACTTTTAATACGACGTTATCCacatatttttgcggaaacctCAGAGTGTGCTACACTTTTAGTGAGATTTTTATCTGCAGATATATCTACTAGaa aatcaATAATCGAAACAGTAAGGGTTGATGAAAAACAATGTTTGAAACTTATTGAAgcagatataaaaaaaaatggtgATATTGTACTGTATCCCTCCACTCTTGGAGAAGACTGTGATTCTATGACAAAACAACAGCTTATTGTATTTCTT
- the Mbf1 gene encoding multiprotein bridging factor 1, with product MSDWNTAPITLRKRPPKASVLKSEQAVNAARRQGFVIETQAKWGGGTNKQHVATKNTAKLDRETEELKHDKIPLDLGKLIQQGRQSKGLSQKDLATKVNEKAQVINDYEAGRGIPNQMVIGKIEKVLGIKLRGKDRGKPLSLPGNKK from the exons ATGTCAGACTGGAATACCGCTCCTATTACATTACGAAAACGTCCACCAAAAGCTTCAGTACTTAAATCAGAACAG gCAGTAAATGCTGCACGTCGTCAAGGATTTGTGATTGAAACACAAGCAAAAT GGGGTGGAGGAACAAATAAACAACACGTAGCTACTAAAAACACAGCTAAGTTGGACAGAGAAACAGAAGAATTAAAGCATGACAAAATTCCACTTGATCTTGGTAAATTAATTCAACAGGGAAGACAAAGTAAAGGATTATCTCAGAAAGACCTTGCAACa AAAGTAAATGAAAAAGCACAGGTCATCAATGATTATGAAGCAGGTCGTGGAATTCCAAATCAAATGGTGATTGGCAAAATAGAGAAAGTGTTGGGAATCAAATTGCGTGGTAAAGATCGTGGTAAACCATTATCACTTCCTGGGAATAAAAAGTGA
- the Prosbeta6 gene encoding proteasome beta6 subunit: MALLSENSGRSLPDYETQAAKMKSFSPYADNGGSVIALAGDDFCVIAADTRLSTGFSIYTREQQKLFPLSSKTILGCSGCWCDTLTLTRLLSARMQMYEHEHQKEMPTLAVAQMLSTMLYYKRFFPYYVSNILGGLDEDGKGCVYSYDPIGHCEVTKYRAGGSAGALLQPLLDNQIGYKNQEGVEPIPLTQEKAVAIIKDVFISAAERDIYTGDSISIKIITKDGIQDSTFELRKD, translated from the exons atggcTCTTTTAAGTGAAAATTCGGGAAGATCGTTACCTGATTACGAGACACAAGCAgcaaaaatgaaaagtttCAGTCCGTACGCCGATAACGGAGG gaGTGTCATAGCCCTTGCAGGAGATGATTTCTGTGTAATAGCAGCAGATACACGTCTCAGTACAGGATTTTCCATTTATACACGTGAACAACAAAAACTCTTCCCTTTGtcatctaaaactattttggGTTGTTCAGGCTGCTGGTGCGATACACTCACTTTAACTAGACTTTTGTCTGCAAGAATGCAG ATGTATGAACATGAACACCAAAAAGAAATGCCAACATTAGCAGTTGCACAGATGCTATCaacaatgttatattataaacgTTTCTTTCCTTATTATGTGAGCAACATTCTTGGTGGATTAGATGAGGATGGCAAAGGTTGTGTATACAGTTATGATCCCATAGGACATTGTGAAGTAACAAAATATAGAGCAGGTGGTTCTGCTGGTGCTCTTCTGCAGCCTCTTCTGGACAATCAG atTGGATATAAAAATCAAGAAGGTGTTGAACCTATCCCTTTAACTCAAGAAAAAGCTGTTGCAATTATAAAAGATGTTTTCATATCAGCTGCAGAAAGAGATATTTACACTGGTGATTCTATAAGtatcaaaattataacaaaagaTGGCATACAGGATTCTACCTTTGAATTGAGAAAAGATTAa